From the genome of Deinococcus malanensis:
TGCAAGATAATCATCAGAGTAATGTAGGGCTTTTTAAGATCACCCACTGCAGTACCCGACCTTTGGACGTTAGAAATGCAGAGTGAAGCGGGACCGAATCCTGGCTCCAGTCCCGCTTCACTCTGTCCTCTCAGCTGCGGCGAACAGCCAGCAGTTCCTCTAGCCGGGCAACATAGCCTTCGAGAGTCCGGAACGTTGCCTGAACCGGCTCAGGCGAGAGCATGTCCACGCCAGCTTCCTTCAGAGCATCGATGGGGTCCAGGCTGCCTCCGGATTTCAGGAAGCGCAGGTACGTGGCCTGGGCCTTCACTGGATCTGCGCCGAACTGCTCAAGCAGCTGATGAGCGGCACTGATGCCGGTGGCGTACTGGTAGGCGTAGAAGTTCGCGTACAGGTGGGTGGAGAACTGTGCCCACAGAATGCCGCTGCGCTGGCGGTCCATGGTCACGCCGTCGCCGTAGCCCTGGGCCAGCAGGTCGGCGGTCAGGGCAATCAGGTCGGGCGCGCTCAGGGACTGGCCCGCCTCCACACGGCGGTAGGCTTCAAGCTCAAAGGCGGCCAGGGTCGGCATGATGAAGAAGTAGCGGTGAAAGTTGCTCAGCGCCTCCTCGATAAGGGCGACCTCGAAATCGGTGTCACCACTCTCGCGGGCCTGCTTGAGCAGGTGCTGACGCACCATGGCCTGGTTGAAGTTGCTGGCCACCTCGGCGTGAAACAGGGTGTAGCGGGGCACAGAGTAGGGATGCTCGCGCTGGGACAGCAGCGAATGCATAGAGTGGCCGATTTCGTGCGCCAGCGTGCTGTAGCTGTTCATAGTGCCGTTCCAGGTCATGAAAATGTAGGGCTTGACGCGGCCTCCCCCATTGCTGTACGCACCCTGGCGTTTGCCCTCGTTTTCGGCGTAGTCCACCCAGCGGTCCTCGGTGAGGCCATGACGCATGTCACGCAGGTAGTCCTCGCCCAGCGGCGCCATGCCCTGCTCAATCCAGTCCACCGCCTGCTGGTAGCTCACGCCGCGCGGGGGATTCAGGGCCGCCTTGACGTCGTACTCCCGCAACTCCGGCAGCCCCAGCCACTCGCGGCGCACCCGCCAGTAGCGGTGCCAGATGGGCGTGTTGGCCCGGTAGGTGTCGAGCAGGGTGGTCACGACGGCAGTGGGGATGTTGTCGGGAGACAGACTGGCCGTCACCACGTCGGGGTAGTGGCGGGCACGGGCCAGGAACACGCTCTGCCGGACGTTCGTGGCGTACATGGCGGCCTGGGCATGCTGCACGGCAAGGTGCGCGTCGGCGTAGTGTTCCCAGGCTTCCCGGCGCACCTCGCGGTCGGGGTGGCTGGTCAGGCGGTCAACATTGCCCTGCGTGACCGCCTCGCCCCCAGCAGTCCCGAACCGCAGATCCATGTTGGCCAGGGTCGGGTGGATGCTCCGTTCGCTGGCGAAGGGGGCCTGGACGGCGCCCAGCAGCTCCTCGACCTCTGCGGAACGCACATGGGGCTTCAGGCGCAGAATGCGCTCCAGGCGCACCCGCTGATCCGCAAACTGGGGGGTTTCCATCCAGCTGCGTAACTTGCGCTCATCAGTGGCGAGGATCTCGGGGCGGGCAAAGGCTGACGCCGCTCCGTACTGGGCCATGATGCCGCTGGCCCGGTCCCGGCGCGCGGCGGCCACCGCGTCACGGCCGTCCACACTGGCATTCATGCTGGCATAGGACATAAAGCGCGACAGCCGCAGCTCCACCTCATCGGCCTGGGCCAGATAGGCGAGCAGGGCTTCCGGGCTGCTGCCCAGCTTGCCTTCGTGCTCGCACAGGGCACTGATGGCCCCGGGCAGCACCTGCGCCTCGGCCTCCCAGGCCTCGGGGGTAGCGAACAGGGCCTCGATGTCCCAGGTTTCCTCGCGGGAGACGTCGGCGCGTGGGGGCAACACCTTCACTTCAGTTGTGTTCACCGGCCCAGGCTAGCACTGCGCCGACACAACTAGAGGAATCGACTGTGAGTGCTTCTGCACTGCCTGCCCT
Proteins encoded in this window:
- the pepF gene encoding oligoendopeptidase F, whose protein sequence is MNTTEVKVLPPRADVSREETWDIEALFATPEAWEAEAQVLPGAISALCEHEGKLGSSPEALLAYLAQADEVELRLSRFMSYASMNASVDGRDAVAAARRDRASGIMAQYGAASAFARPEILATDERKLRSWMETPQFADQRVRLERILRLKPHVRSAEVEELLGAVQAPFASERSIHPTLANMDLRFGTAGGEAVTQGNVDRLTSHPDREVRREAWEHYADAHLAVQHAQAAMYATNVRQSVFLARARHYPDVVTASLSPDNIPTAVVTTLLDTYRANTPIWHRYWRVRREWLGLPELREYDVKAALNPPRGVSYQQAVDWIEQGMAPLGEDYLRDMRHGLTEDRWVDYAENEGKRQGAYSNGGGRVKPYIFMTWNGTMNSYSTLAHEIGHSMHSLLSQREHPYSVPRYTLFHAEVASNFNQAMVRQHLLKQARESGDTDFEVALIEEALSNFHRYFFIMPTLAAFELEAYRRVEAGQSLSAPDLIALTADLLAQGYGDGVTMDRQRSGILWAQFSTHLYANFYAYQYATGISAAHQLLEQFGADPVKAQATYLRFLKSGGSLDPIDALKEAGVDMLSPEPVQATFRTLEGYVARLEELLAVRRS